The following proteins are encoded in a genomic region of Populus trichocarpa isolate Nisqually-1 chromosome 13, P.trichocarpa_v4.1, whole genome shotgun sequence:
- the LOC18104266 gene encoding 2-methylpropanoate--CoA ligase CCL4, whose product MFHQWSTCIYTHAPKKNIINVRTKKRKKAIKCKTRTQRAAKMDELKPSPVNSTPLTPIAFLERAAIAYADCPSIIYNDTTYTWSQTNRRCLQVASSLSSYGIETGHVVSVLAPNVPATYELQFAVPMAGAILHNINTRLDARNVCILLRHSESKLVFVDYLSRELILEAVSLFPTDTKRPTLVLITDDAGADADQSSSASLTDHFNCSYDYMVEKGDPGFKWVQPQSEWDPVVLNYTSGTTSSPKGVVQSHRGIFIVSAAALIDWGVPKQPVYLWALPIFHSRRLN is encoded by the coding sequence ATGTTTCATCAATGGAGCACTTGTATTTATACTCATGCTCCTAAAAAGAACATTATTAACgtaagaacaaagaaaagaaaaaaggccaTCAAGTGCAAAACACGAACTCAAAGAGCAGCAAAAATGGACGAACTAAAGCCAAGCCCGGTGAACTCGACTCCCCTCACACCAATAGCTTTCTTGGAAAGAGCAGCTATTGCATACGCTGATTGCCCATCCATCATCTACAACGACACCACTTATACGTGGTCTCAAACTAACCGTAGATGTCTCCAAGTAGCATCATCTCTATCATCCTACGGCATCGAGACTGGCCACGTGGTCTCCGTTCTGGCCCCCAACGTCCCTGCCACGTATGAGCTTCAGTTTGCCGTGCCCATGGCTGGTGCCATCCTCCATAACATCAACACACGTCTTGACGCACGAAATGTTTGCATACTCCTGCGTCACAGCGAGTCAAAGCTCGTTTTCGTTGATTACCTCTCACGTGAGCTCATCCTTGAAGCCGTATCTTTGTTTCCTACAGACACAAAACGCCCTACACTGGTCCTCATCACTGATGACGCGGGCGCTGATGCAGACCAATCATCATCTGCATCACTGACCGATCATTTTAACTGCTCTTATGATTACATGGTGGAGAAAGGTGATCCTGGGTTCAAGTGGGTCCAGCCACAAAGTGAGTGGGACCCAGTCGTCCTAAACTACACGTCAGGGACTACCTCGTCTCCGAAAGGCGTGGTCCAATCCCATAGAGGTATTTTCATAGTGTCCGCTGCAGCGTTGATTGATTGGGGAGTTCCAAAACAACCCGTTTACTTGTGGGCGTTACCAATCTTTCATTCTAGAAGACTGAACTAA